Proteins from a genomic interval of Tenacibaculum sp. SZ-18:
- the ccsA gene encoding cytochrome c biogenesis protein CcsA: protein MKKFLNIFYSTRLMAILFIVFAIAMGIATFIENDFGTQTAKKLVYNAWWFEIIMLLFVVNFFGNIFRYRLFRKEKWTVLMFHISFLFILIGAGITRYIGYEGMMILDEGESTNVFLSETNYLNVIIDDNASQKSYEEKLLLSAWGKNSKDFSFVFQPNKNKPKQEIDFKLVDYIPWAEEKLILDENGVEYLHFVESSSGTRNDHYIKRGTIQNIHNILVGFDAPNRNATVNLFYVNGSLKMTSKQGGQWLRMADQKQGQIVQDSIQHFQYRTLHTLNGFQFVVPEPAEKGEMKTIRGVKDDKKFDLVVFDVTTNGKTERVEFTGGQFNTKGKKEFTIDNLNFRAWYGSKLLQTPFNVKLNDFQLEKYPGSESASSYASEVTVVDTEETFDYRIFMNHILDHKGYKFFQASYQNAGEAIEQSHLSVNHDFWGTLITYIGYSLLYIGLISAMFARHTRFDDLKKGLRKIRKKKATFIIPFLFASTFSFAQHNSDHGNDLKSKISNEKIDSILKSNLVSVEHAEKFSRLVIQDAGGRMKPAHTFASELVRKVAQTNKFNGMTPSQVLLSITENPTFWLQVPFIYLEKGNTEIRKILGLPKEATHARFIDFYDKRGNSVIGNLVVQAQKKKIQNKFEKDLIKIERRIWLLSQALGGGILKIYPIPGDDENKWVSQPETATAGFRATDSVFVRQSLPVYMQLLQASKKSGDYKEPDQILDGIKKFQKKYGNQIMPSDDQINLEIAYNKINIFKKLFLYYGLFGFLLIAFEVLSIFSQKKTFKYIVKGLIGVIIMLFIVHSIGLISRWYISGNAPWSNAYESIIYVAWATMLFGLYLGRKSSLTIGAATFVSCVILMIAMGNWLDPEIANLQPVLNSWWLLVHVSIIVASYGPFSLGMVLGVVALFLIIFTNEKNKKKMDTHIKELTIINEMALTVGLVMLTVGNFLGGMWANESWGRYWGWDPKETWALISIMIYAFVLHMRLIPGLRGKYTFNLWSIIAYASIMMTYFGVNFYLSGLHSYASGDKVITPNSVYLSVLFVSILGTIAWFRNKKVYHK from the coding sequence ATGAAAAAATTCTTAAATATATTTTATTCAACACGATTAATGGCTATACTTTTTATAGTATTTGCAATAGCCATGGGAATAGCAACTTTTATAGAAAATGACTTCGGAACACAAACGGCAAAAAAACTAGTCTATAACGCATGGTGGTTCGAAATAATCATGCTTTTATTTGTCGTAAACTTTTTCGGAAATATTTTTAGATATAGATTATTTAGAAAAGAGAAATGGACCGTACTAATGTTTCATATTTCTTTCCTTTTCATTTTAATTGGAGCTGGAATTACTAGATATATTGGTTATGAAGGTATGATGATTCTTGATGAAGGAGAATCAACTAACGTATTTTTATCAGAGACTAATTACCTAAATGTAATTATTGACGATAATGCTTCTCAAAAATCTTATGAAGAAAAATTACTTTTATCTGCATGGGGGAAAAATTCAAAAGACTTTTCTTTTGTTTTTCAACCAAATAAGAACAAACCTAAACAAGAAATAGACTTTAAATTAGTCGATTATATTCCTTGGGCAGAAGAAAAATTGATTCTGGATGAAAACGGAGTTGAGTATTTACATTTTGTAGAAAGCTCAAGCGGAACAAGAAACGATCACTACATCAAAAGAGGTACAATTCAAAATATTCACAATATTTTAGTGGGCTTTGATGCACCAAATCGTAACGCCACCGTTAACTTATTTTATGTTAATGGAAGTTTAAAGATGACGTCGAAACAAGGTGGACAATGGTTACGAATGGCTGATCAAAAACAAGGACAAATTGTACAAGACAGCATTCAACACTTTCAATATAGAACATTACACACTTTAAATGGCTTTCAATTTGTAGTTCCTGAACCAGCAGAAAAAGGAGAAATGAAAACTATTAGAGGTGTGAAAGATGATAAAAAATTCGACTTAGTTGTGTTTGATGTTACCACCAATGGTAAAACAGAAAGAGTAGAATTTACTGGTGGTCAATTCAATACGAAAGGCAAAAAAGAATTCACTATAGACAATTTAAACTTTAGAGCTTGGTATGGATCTAAATTACTTCAAACTCCTTTTAATGTGAAATTAAACGATTTCCAATTAGAAAAATATCCTGGATCGGAAAGCGCTTCTTCATATGCAAGCGAAGTGACTGTTGTTGATACGGAAGAAACCTTTGATTATAGAATTTTTATGAACCATATTTTAGATCATAAAGGATATAAATTTTTCCAGGCGAGTTATCAAAATGCTGGAGAAGCTATTGAGCAATCTCATCTTTCAGTTAATCATGATTTCTGGGGAACTCTAATAACATATATCGGATACTCGTTATTATATATTGGACTTATTTCTGCTATGTTCGCTAGGCATACGCGCTTTGACGATCTAAAGAAAGGGTTAAGAAAAATTAGAAAGAAAAAAGCTACTTTTATTATTCCTTTCTTATTCGCCTCTACCTTTTCTTTTGCTCAGCATAATTCTGATCATGGTAACGATCTCAAGTCAAAAATAAGTAATGAGAAAATCGATAGTATCCTTAAATCAAACCTTGTGAGTGTTGAACACGCGGAGAAGTTTAGTCGTTTGGTAATTCAAGATGCTGGCGGAAGAATGAAACCGGCACATACATTTGCTTCAGAATTGGTAAGAAAAGTAGCTCAAACTAACAAATTTAATGGTATGACTCCTAGTCAAGTGTTACTTTCAATTACAGAGAACCCAACTTTCTGGTTACAAGTTCCTTTCATTTATTTAGAAAAAGGGAATACTGAAATCAGAAAAATATTAGGACTTCCGAAAGAAGCAACGCATGCTAGATTTATTGATTTCTACGATAAACGAGGAAACTCCGTAATTGGTAATTTAGTTGTACAAGCGCAAAAGAAAAAAATCCAAAATAAATTTGAAAAAGACTTAATAAAAATTGAAAGAAGAATTTGGTTATTATCTCAAGCCTTGGGAGGAGGAATTTTAAAAATTTATCCAATTCCAGGAGATGATGAAAATAAGTGGGTTTCACAACCAGAAACAGCTACAGCAGGATTTAGAGCAACGGATTCAGTTTTTGTTCGTCAGTCTTTACCTGTTTACATGCAATTATTACAAGCTTCTAAAAAAAGTGGAGACTATAAAGAGCCAGATCAAATATTGGACGGAATTAAAAAATTTCAGAAAAAATATGGAAATCAAATTATGCCGTCTGATGATCAAATTAATCTAGAGATTGCTTATAATAAAATCAACATCTTTAAAAAACTTTTTTTATACTACGGATTATTTGGTTTCCTTTTAATAGCTTTTGAAGTTCTGAGTATTTTCTCTCAGAAAAAAACATTCAAATATATTGTAAAAGGATTAATTGGGGTTATAATTATGTTATTCATAGTCCATAGTATAGGACTTATATCTAGATGGTATATCAGTGGGAATGCTCCATGGAGTAATGCATACGAGAGTATTATTTATGTTGCATGGGCAACTATGCTATTTGGTTTATATTTAGGACGAAAGTCTTCTTTAACCATTGGAGCAGCTACTTTTGTTTCTTGTGTAATTTTAATGATTGCCATGGGAAATTGGTTAGATCCAGAAATTGCCAATTTACAACCAGTATTAAATTCATGGTGGTTACTAGTACACGTGTCAATCATTGTAGCTAGTTACGGACCCTTTTCTTTAGGAATGGTTTTAGGAGTTGTTGCTTTATTCTTAATCATTTTCACCAATGAAAAGAATAAGAAAAAAATGGATACACATATAAAAGAGCTCACCATAATTAATGAAATGGCTCTAACAGTAGGTTTAGTAATGCTTACCGTTGGAAACTTTTTAGGAGGAATGTGGGCCAATGAGAGTTGGGGGCGTTACTGGGGATGGGATCCAAAAGAAACTTGGGCACTTATATCAATCATGATTTATGCTTTTGTTCTTCATATGAGACTTATTCCAGGACTAAGAGGAAAATACACTTTTAATCTTTGGTCGATCATTGCATATGCCTCAATCATGATGACTTACTTTGGTGTAAATTTCTACTTGTCGGGATTACATTCTTATGCTAGTGGAGATAAAGTAATTACCCCTAATTCGGTCTATTTATCAGTATTATTTGTATCAATATTAGGAACTATAGCTTGGTTTAGAAACAAAAAAGTTTATCACAAGTAA
- a CDS encoding phosphatidylserine decarboxylase produces MQIKFINRESGETQIETPPGEGFLKMLYSNPFGKLALLPLVKRKFLSEWYGRQMNKTSSVSKIEKFVDELNIDLNEAKKSISEFTSFNDFFYRKLKPEARPIGDDFVSPGDGKLLAFENIEDVHNFFIKGRKFTLQEFLGNKDLANKYKNASLLILRLAPNDYHRYHFPYSGIPSEMVKIKGSYLSVSPYALAENFTKVFCENKREYCILKTTDKGNILLAPVGATMVGTIIDTYIPNQQLNKGDEMGYFAFGGSTVVLLVDKDKIKIDKDILDNTKDKIETFVKMGEKIGS; encoded by the coding sequence ATGCAAATTAAATTCATCAACAGAGAAAGTGGAGAAACTCAAATTGAAACTCCACCAGGAGAAGGTTTTTTAAAAATGTTATACAGTAATCCTTTTGGAAAACTAGCATTACTTCCATTGGTAAAACGTAAGTTTTTATCGGAATGGTATGGGAGACAAATGAACAAAACATCTTCTGTTTCTAAAATTGAAAAGTTTGTTGATGAATTAAATATTGATTTAAATGAAGCTAAAAAATCGATTAGTGAATTCACTTCATTTAATGACTTTTTCTACCGTAAATTAAAACCAGAAGCTAGACCAATTGGAGATGATTTCGTCTCACCAGGGGATGGGAAACTACTAGCATTCGAGAATATTGAAGATGTGCACAACTTCTTTATAAAAGGAAGAAAATTTACACTCCAAGAATTTTTAGGAAATAAAGATCTTGCTAATAAATATAAAAACGCGTCACTCTTAATTTTAAGATTAGCTCCAAATGACTATCATCGGTATCATTTCCCATATAGCGGAATACCGAGTGAAATGGTAAAAATAAAAGGTAGTTACTTATCTGTTTCTCCCTATGCTTTAGCCGAAAACTTTACCAAAGTATTTTGTGAAAACAAACGCGAATATTGTATTTTAAAAACTACAGATAAAGGAAATATATTGCTCGCACCAGTTGGAGCAACCATGGTTGGAACGATTATAGACACATACATTCCAAATCAACAACTAAATAAAGGAGACGAAATGGGGTATTTCGCTTTTGGTGGATCAACTGTTGTTTTATTGGTAGATAAAGATAAAATCAAAATAGATAAAGATATCTTGGATAATACCAAAGACAAGATTGAAACTTTTGTTAAAATGGGTGAAAAGATTGGCTCATAA
- the scpA gene encoding methylmalonyl-CoA mutase, translated as MSRKDISNIQLEKNVSTTNQRLKHEDFVAGLAPNLRGPYSTMYVRRPWTIRQYAGFSTAEESNAFYRRNLAAGQKGLSVAFDLATHRGYDSDHERVQGDVGKAGVAIDSVEDMKVLFDQIPLDKMSVSMTMNGAVLPILAFYIIAAEEQGVTPEKLSGTIQNDILKEFMVRNTYIYPPTPSMKIIADIFEYTSNNMPKFNSISISGYHMQEAGATPEIELAYTLADGLEYIKTGLAAGMDIDTFAPRLSFFWAIGMDHFREIAKMRAARMLWAKLVKQFNPKNPKSLALRTHCQTSGWSLTEQDPFNNVARTTIEAMAAAFGGTQSLHTNALDEAIALPTDFSARIARNTQIYLQQETNITKTVDPWAGSYHLEQLTEEIANKAWELIQETEELGGMTKAIEKGIPKMRIEEAAAIKQAKIDSGQDIIVGVNKYQLEQEDPLHILEVDNEAVRKSQIERLEYLKSKRDTFKVEACLKDLTECAKTGNGNLLDLAVKAARNRASLGEISDALEAVFGRHKAVHKTISGVYSKEIKDDSLFKKASELADEFANLEGRRPRIMIAKLGQDGHDRGAKVVATGYADLGFDVDVGPLFQTPKEAAKQAIENDVHIIGISSLAAGHKTLVPQVIEELKGYGREDIMVIVGGVIPAQDYQFLFDSGAVGVFGPGTKIAQAAIDMLEILIDSIDE; from the coding sequence ATGAGTAGAAAAGATATATCAAACATACAACTAGAAAAGAACGTTTCTACAACAAATCAAAGATTAAAACACGAGGATTTTGTTGCTGGTTTAGCGCCAAATTTAAGAGGTCCTTACTCTACAATGTACGTAAGACGACCTTGGACAATTAGACAATATGCCGGTTTTTCAACTGCTGAAGAAAGCAATGCTTTTTATAGAAGAAATTTAGCTGCAGGACAAAAAGGATTATCAGTTGCTTTTGATTTAGCAACCCACAGAGGTTACGATTCAGATCATGAACGTGTACAAGGCGATGTAGGAAAAGCTGGTGTAGCTATTGATTCTGTTGAAGACATGAAGGTCCTTTTTGATCAGATTCCATTAGATAAAATGTCTGTTTCCATGACAATGAACGGAGCTGTACTACCAATTCTTGCATTTTATATTATCGCTGCGGAAGAACAGGGTGTTACTCCTGAAAAGTTATCAGGAACTATTCAAAATGATATTTTAAAGGAATTTATGGTGCGAAACACTTATATCTATCCACCTACTCCATCAATGAAAATTATTGCGGATATTTTTGAATACACCAGTAACAACATGCCTAAATTCAATTCGATTTCTATTTCAGGATATCACATGCAGGAGGCAGGTGCTACACCAGAAATTGAATTAGCTTACACCTTGGCAGATGGATTAGAATATATAAAAACTGGATTAGCAGCAGGAATGGATATTGATACTTTCGCACCTCGATTATCTTTTTTCTGGGCAATCGGAATGGATCACTTTAGAGAAATTGCAAAAATGAGAGCAGCCAGAATGCTTTGGGCGAAACTTGTAAAGCAATTTAACCCGAAAAACCCGAAATCACTAGCATTAAGAACGCACTGTCAAACTAGCGGATGGAGTTTAACTGAACAAGACCCATTTAATAATGTTGCCAGAACAACCATCGAAGCAATGGCAGCTGCTTTCGGAGGAACACAAAGCTTGCATACAAATGCGTTAGACGAAGCAATTGCTTTACCTACAGATTTCTCTGCAAGAATTGCGAGAAATACTCAAATTTATTTACAACAAGAAACAAACATTACAAAAACAGTAGATCCATGGGCTGGAAGTTATCATTTGGAACAATTAACCGAAGAAATAGCCAATAAAGCTTGGGAGTTAATTCAAGAAACAGAAGAACTTGGAGGAATGACTAAAGCAATTGAAAAAGGAATTCCAAAGATGCGTATTGAAGAAGCCGCAGCAATTAAGCAGGCGAAAATAGATAGTGGTCAAGATATTATTGTTGGTGTAAATAAATATCAATTAGAACAAGAAGATCCTTTACATATCTTAGAAGTAGACAATGAAGCTGTTCGTAAATCTCAAATTGAACGATTAGAATACTTAAAATCAAAAAGAGATACATTTAAAGTTGAAGCTTGCTTGAAAGATTTAACAGAATGCGCTAAAACAGGTAATGGAAATTTACTAGATTTAGCAGTAAAAGCAGCAAGAAACAGGGCATCTTTAGGAGAAATATCTGATGCTCTAGAAGCCGTTTTTGGAAGACACAAAGCTGTTCATAAAACAATATCTGGAGTGTATAGTAAAGAAATAAAAGACGATTCATTATTTAAAAAAGCGAGTGAACTGGCTGATGAGTTTGCGAACCTAGAAGGTCGTAGACCAAGAATAATGATTGCAAAACTTGGTCAAGATGGTCATGATCGAGGTGCTAAAGTTGTTGCAACAGGTTATGCTGACTTAGGTTTTGATGTCGATGTTGGACCATTATTTCAAACGCCAAAAGAAGCCGCAAAGCAAGCAATTGAAAACGATGTTCATATTATTGGTATTTCATCATTAGCAGCAGGACACAAAACATTGGTTCCTCAAGTAATTGAAGAATTAAAAGGGTATGGTCGTGAGGATATTATGGTAATTGTAGGCGGTGTAATTCCTGCTCAAGATTATCAATTTTTATTTGATTCGGGAGCAGTTGGAGTTTTCGGTCCTGGTACAAAAATTGCCCAAGCGGCAATTGATATGTTAGAGATTTTAATTGACAGTATAGACGAATAA
- a CDS encoding methylmalonyl-CoA mutase subunit beta, with the protein MGTYLFDEFEGISEKAWKQKIQADLKGLDYNETLLWNTNEGITVKPFYTKEDSTHQTPDLPKANFSICQSIYIDNENVANKLAVDALNRGANAIEFVSDNDFNFAKVLNNIDITITKVYFKLNFLNVEFIKKLAEKTNSTNCFLNIDIIGNLAKTGNWFENLNSDYKKLEELKELKNCIAVNASLYQNAGANTIQQLAYALSHANEYLNNFGADIASKIHFNFSVGTNYFFEIAKLRAFRVLWNALLKEYNTSVNEAHIFAQPTLRNKTLYDYNTNMLRTTSECMSAVLGGANTVTNVSYDEIFHKSNEFGERISRNQLLILKEESGFKNSQNFANGSYYIESLTEQLAEKALEIFKQIEEGGGFMKQLKEGVIQRKISESAQKEQELFDKGELVLLGTNKVQNESDKMKNDLELYPFVKKRSQKTLIQPIITKRLAEQTEQERLGNE; encoded by the coding sequence ATGGGAACATATTTATTTGATGAATTTGAAGGTATATCAGAAAAAGCTTGGAAACAAAAAATTCAAGCTGACTTAAAAGGTTTAGATTATAACGAAACACTTTTATGGAATACAAACGAAGGAATTACTGTAAAACCTTTTTACACAAAAGAAGATAGCACTCATCAAACTCCTGATCTCCCAAAAGCCAATTTTTCAATCTGCCAATCTATATATATTGACAATGAAAATGTAGCAAACAAATTAGCTGTTGATGCTTTAAACCGAGGAGCAAATGCTATTGAATTTGTTTCCGATAACGATTTCAATTTTGCTAAGGTTCTTAATAACATTGATATTACCATTACAAAAGTTTATTTTAAACTAAACTTTTTAAACGTCGAATTCATTAAAAAACTTGCTGAGAAGACAAACTCCACAAACTGTTTTTTAAACATTGATATCATTGGTAACTTAGCGAAAACTGGAAACTGGTTTGAAAACCTAAACAGTGATTATAAAAAACTAGAAGAACTTAAAGAGCTAAAAAATTGCATTGCAGTAAACGCTTCTCTCTATCAAAATGCAGGAGCCAATACAATTCAACAACTAGCATACGCGTTAAGTCATGCCAACGAATATTTAAATAATTTTGGCGCAGATATCGCAAGTAAAATTCATTTTAATTTTTCTGTAGGAACTAATTACTTCTTTGAAATCGCAAAACTAAGAGCCTTTAGAGTCTTATGGAACGCTTTACTAAAAGAATATAATACTTCTGTGAATGAAGCACATATTTTCGCACAACCTACTTTAAGAAACAAAACCTTATATGATTACAATACAAATATGCTAAGAACAACATCTGAATGTATGAGTGCTGTTTTAGGAGGAGCGAATACGGTTACTAACGTTTCTTATGATGAAATTTTTCATAAATCAAATGAATTTGGAGAACGCATTTCAAGAAATCAATTATTAATTCTTAAAGAAGAAAGCGGTTTTAAAAATTCACAAAACTTTGCAAATGGGAGCTATTATATTGAAAGCTTAACAGAACAATTAGCGGAAAAAGCATTGGAGATCTTCAAGCAAATTGAAGAAGGTGGTGGTTTTATGAAGCAGCTAAAAGAAGGAGTTATTCAACGTAAAATTTCTGAATCGGCACAGAAGGAACAAGAACTTTTTGACAAAGGCGAACTGGTTTTACTAGGAACCAATAAAGTTCAAAACGAATCCGACAAAATGAAGAATGATTTAGAGCTATATCCTTTTGTAAAAAAGCGTTCTCAAAAAACATTAATACAACCCATAATAACAAAAAGATTGGCAGAACAAACTGAACAAGAACGATTAGGAAATGAATAA
- a CDS encoding FtsB family cell division protein: MNLKSIQNKPVVKIVTNIYVIILTVFVVWMLFFDENSYLTHREFNNDIKELQTWIDYHKKKTAEDKQTIKNLQDTLELERFAREKYLMKKKNEDIYIIEFDTIEK, translated from the coding sequence ATGAATTTAAAATCAATTCAAAACAAACCTGTAGTTAAAATAGTAACAAATATTTATGTTATTATACTTACTGTATTTGTGGTATGGATGCTTTTCTTTGATGAAAATTCATATTTGACGCACCGAGAATTTAACAATGATATTAAGGAACTACAAACTTGGATTGATTATCATAAGAAGAAAACTGCAGAAGACAAACAAACCATAAAGAATCTTCAGGATACTCTCGAACTAGAAAGGTTCGCTAGAGAAAAGTATTTAATGAAAAAGAAAAATGAAGATATTTATATAATCGAATTTGATACTATAGAAAAATAA
- the udk gene encoding uridine kinase codes for MFIIGIAGGTGSGKTTVVNQIINELPPDEVCVISQDSYYNATDDLTYDQRSKINFDHPRAIDFELLVDHLKKLKSADIIEQPVYSFVTHNRTKDTIKTHPRKVIIVEGILIFNNKELRDLCDIKIFVHADADERLIRRVKRDISERGRDINEVLSRYQDTLKPMHQEFIEPTKNFADIIIPNDRYNTVAIDVVRSVISERL; via the coding sequence ATATTTATAATCGGTATTGCAGGAGGAACGGGAAGTGGTAAAACGACTGTAGTAAATCAGATAATTAATGAACTTCCACCAGATGAAGTTTGTGTGATCTCTCAAGATTCTTATTACAACGCAACAGATGATCTTACTTACGACCAGAGATCAAAAATAAACTTCGACCATCCCAGAGCTATTGATTTTGAATTATTAGTAGATCATTTAAAAAAACTTAAAAGCGCTGATATTATTGAACAACCTGTCTATTCATTTGTAACTCATAATAGAACTAAAGACACTATAAAAACACATCCACGAAAAGTTATTATTGTTGAAGGAATTCTTATCTTTAACAATAAAGAATTGCGAGATTTATGTGATATTAAAATATTTGTTCATGCAGATGCAGACGAAAGATTGATTAGAAGGGTTAAGAGAGATATTTCTGAAAGAGGTAGAGATATAAATGAGGTACTTAGTAGATATCAAGACACACTAAAACCAATGCATCAGGAATTTATCGAACCAACAAAGAATTTTGCGGATATTATCATCCCCAATGATCGTTATAACACTGTAGCAATTGATGTAGTAAGATCTGTAATTAGCGAACGCCTGTAG
- a CDS encoding universal stress protein has product MKKVLVPIDFSEQSENALITAANFAKKFKFELVVLHMLELSNAIATNTVTTQETIFYLKLIEKKLNEFLDKKYLKDIKITPIIKHYKIFSELNDLCKEENINLVFMGSQGATGFKELFIGSNAQKVIRNSDIPVLVVKNNPMENFENAVFACDFSKDSIEAYKQARKFAEKINCKMKMIYVNTPSKSFKSSSEMREIVKNFFEKAETKADYIKDVQYVSDYTIEAGIINFAQNHNADIIAMATHGRKGLLHFFDGSITEDVANHSPVPVLSFKIGS; this is encoded by the coding sequence ATGAAAAAAGTTTTAGTACCTATCGATTTCTCAGAGCAGTCTGAAAATGCTCTGATAACAGCAGCCAATTTTGCAAAAAAATTCAAATTTGAATTAGTTGTACTTCATATGCTTGAATTATCAAACGCAATAGCAACTAATACCGTTACAACACAAGAAACTATTTTTTACCTCAAACTAATAGAAAAAAAACTTAATGAATTTTTAGATAAAAAATATCTTAAAGACATTAAAATTACTCCTATCATTAAACATTATAAAATATTCAGTGAACTTAATGATTTATGCAAAGAAGAGAATATAAATCTCGTCTTCATGGGTTCTCAGGGAGCAACCGGATTTAAAGAATTATTCATAGGTTCCAACGCACAAAAAGTAATTCGAAATTCTGATATTCCAGTTTTGGTTGTAAAAAACAACCCCATGGAAAATTTCGAAAACGCAGTATTTGCCTGTGATTTTTCTAAAGACTCGATTGAAGCATATAAACAAGCTAGAAAATTTGCAGAAAAAATCAATTGTAAAATGAAAATGATTTACGTAAACACTCCTTCTAAATCATTTAAAAGTTCCTCTGAAATGCGAGAAATTGTAAAGAACTTTTTTGAAAAAGCTGAAACAAAAGCTGACTATATAAAAGACGTACAATATGTTTCTGATTATACTATCGAAGCTGGAATTATAAACTTCGCTCAAAATCACAATGCTGATATTATAGCAATGGCAACCCACGGAAGAAAGGGTCTTCTACATTTTTTTGATGGAAGTATTACAGAAGATGTAGCCAATCATTCTCCAGTTCCTGTTTTATCGTTTAAAATAGGATCGTAG